One stretch of Hymenobacter chitinivorans DSM 11115 DNA includes these proteins:
- a CDS encoding S46 family peptidase has protein sequence MLQKLWAKLLLVALLLPVAARADEGMWLPLYVKRLNYADMQKKGLQLTADEIYDINNASLKDAIVQLGGFCTGEFVSSQGLMLTNHHCGYDALQSHSTPENNILEKGFFATTKSEEKTNPGLFVDILVRMEDVTGKVLEGITPQTLEVERTVLIQKRQKELADAAKENGQYVAYVRDFFAGNEYYMFVYQRFGDVRLVGAPPEAIGKFGGDTDNWEWPRHTGDFSMFRVYADKNNKPTAGPQADNVPYVPKKHLSVSLQGVSEGDFAMVFGFPGRTQRFLPAAGLQLTLDQSNPARIKLRDTRLKLWKEDSDANPAIRLKYASKYANIANYWKYYIGQNEGMKRLKTVDQKKAEEASLMQWIAADATRGQNYGSALNDINQAYAGLREYNLSSVYVNEAAYGTEIVAFAAKMAPLYNLFKDPKADKAAVQKAAAELKEAAEEHFKDYNAPTDKKVFVALLQLYATDVPKAQLPDVFQTVQKQYGGSMSKYADYVFANSFLTSKAKTDAFLAAPTLAKLEVDPAFKTWNSVYTNYSQNIVPKIQGYQATLARANRAYVAALRAKNADKVYSPDANSTLRLSYGTVRDYSPRDAVDYKFYTTAQGILDKEDPTNPEFVVPTKENELLRAKDYGRFADKDGTLHVAFTTDNDITGGNSGSPVINGRGELIGIAFDGNWEAMTGDLAYDKDLKRCINVDIRYVLWCVEKLGGAKALVDEMTIVNNGPNPGVGPQNGGSALNQLGDVDKMKVKTDDGQKTKVKKKKGKEKEEAAAGM, from the coding sequence ATGTTACAAAAACTCTGGGCGAAGCTCCTGCTGGTAGCTTTGCTGCTGCCCGTAGCGGCCCGCGCCGACGAAGGCATGTGGCTGCCGCTCTACGTGAAGCGGCTCAACTACGCCGACATGCAGAAAAAAGGCCTCCAGCTGACGGCCGACGAAATTTACGACATCAACAACGCCAGCCTCAAGGACGCCATTGTGCAGCTGGGCGGTTTCTGCACCGGCGAGTTTGTGAGCAGCCAGGGCCTGATGTTGACCAACCACCACTGCGGCTACGACGCGCTGCAAAGCCACAGCACCCCGGAAAACAACATCCTGGAAAAAGGCTTCTTCGCCACCACCAAGAGCGAGGAAAAGACCAATCCAGGTTTGTTCGTGGACATTCTGGTGCGCATGGAAGACGTGACGGGCAAGGTGCTCGAAGGCATCACGCCCCAGACCCTGGAAGTGGAGCGCACCGTGCTGATTCAGAAGCGCCAGAAGGAGCTGGCGGATGCCGCCAAGGAAAACGGGCAGTACGTGGCCTACGTGCGCGATTTTTTCGCCGGCAACGAGTACTACATGTTCGTGTATCAGCGCTTCGGCGACGTGCGTCTGGTGGGCGCCCCGCCGGAGGCTATTGGCAAATTCGGCGGCGACACCGACAACTGGGAGTGGCCCCGCCACACCGGCGACTTCTCCATGTTCCGCGTGTACGCCGACAAGAACAACAAGCCCACCGCCGGCCCCCAGGCCGACAACGTGCCCTACGTGCCCAAAAAGCACTTGAGCGTGAGTTTGCAGGGCGTCAGTGAGGGCGACTTTGCCATGGTGTTCGGCTTTCCCGGCCGCACCCAGCGCTTCTTGCCCGCCGCCGGTCTGCAGCTGACCCTCGACCAAAGCAACCCGGCCCGCATCAAGCTGCGCGACACCCGGCTCAAGCTGTGGAAAGAAGATTCGGACGCCAACCCGGCCATTCGCTTGAAGTACGCTTCCAAGTATGCCAACATTGCCAACTACTGGAAGTACTACATCGGCCAGAACGAGGGCATGAAGCGCCTCAAAACCGTGGACCAGAAAAAGGCCGAGGAAGCTTCCCTCATGCAGTGGATTGCGGCCGACGCCACCCGCGGGCAAAATTACGGCTCGGCCCTGAATGACATCAACCAGGCCTACGCTGGGCTGCGCGAGTACAACCTGAGCTCGGTGTACGTGAACGAAGCGGCCTACGGCACTGAAATCGTGGCTTTTGCCGCCAAAATGGCCCCGCTCTACAACCTGTTCAAAGACCCCAAGGCCGACAAAGCCGCCGTGCAGAAAGCCGCCGCCGAGTTGAAGGAAGCCGCCGAGGAGCACTTCAAGGACTATAACGCCCCGACCGATAAGAAGGTCTTCGTGGCCCTACTGCAGCTCTACGCCACCGACGTGCCCAAGGCCCAGCTGCCCGACGTGTTCCAGACCGTGCAGAAGCAGTACGGCGGCTCGATGAGCAAGTACGCCGACTACGTGTTTGCCAACTCTTTCCTGACCTCGAAGGCCAAGACCGACGCTTTCCTGGCCGCGCCGACGCTAGCCAAGCTGGAGGTCGACCCGGCCTTCAAGACCTGGAACTCGGTGTACACCAACTACAGCCAGAACATTGTGCCCAAAATCCAGGGCTACCAGGCCACGCTGGCCCGGGCCAACCGCGCTTACGTGGCTGCGCTGCGGGCCAAAAACGCCGACAAAGTGTACTCGCCCGACGCCAACTCGACCCTGCGCCTAAGCTACGGTACCGTGCGCGACTATTCGCCCCGCGACGCCGTGGACTACAAGTTCTACACCACCGCCCAGGGCATTCTGGACAAGGAAGACCCCACGAACCCCGAATTCGTGGTGCCCACCAAGGAAAATGAGTTGCTGCGGGCCAAGGACTACGGCCGCTTTGCCGACAAGGACGGTACCCTGCACGTGGCCTTCACCACCGACAACGACATCACCGGCGGCAACTCCGGCTCCCCGGTTATCAACGGCCGTGGGGAGCTGATTGGCATTGCCTTCGACGGCAACTGGGAAGCCATGACCGGCGACCTGGCCTACGACAAGGACCTGAAGCGCTGCATCAACGTGGACATTCGCTACGTGCTCTGGTGCGTGGAAAAGCTGGGTGGTGCCAAGGCCCTGGTCGATGAAATGACCATCGTCAACAACGGCCCCAACCCCGGCGTGGGTCCGCAGAACGGCGGTTCGGCCCTGAACCAGCTCGGCGACGTCGACAAGATGAAAGTCAAGACCGACGACGGGCAGAAGACCAAGGTCAAGAAGAAAAAAGGCAAGGAAAAAGAGGAAGCTGCGGCGGGCATGTAA
- the yidD gene encoding membrane protein insertion efficiency factor YidD, with protein MSYLFRQLFLGLIWVYRNLISPLTPPSCRYQPTCSAYAAQAVQKYGPWRGGKLALRRISRCHPWGGHGHDPVP; from the coding sequence ATGTCCTACTTATTCCGTCAGCTTTTTCTGGGTTTGATCTGGGTGTACCGCAACCTGATTTCCCCCCTGACGCCGCCCAGCTGCCGCTACCAGCCCACCTGCTCGGCCTACGCGGCCCAGGCGGTGCAGAAGTACGGGCCCTGGCGGGGCGGAAAGCTGGCCCTGCGCCGCATCAGCCGCTGCCACCCCTGGGGCGGCCACGGCCACGACCCCGTACCCTAA